One genomic segment of Hordeum vulgare subsp. vulgare chromosome 2H, MorexV3_pseudomolecules_assembly, whole genome shotgun sequence includes these proteins:
- the LOC123425623 gene encoding chloroplast stem-loop binding protein of 41 kDa b, chloroplastic-like, with amino-acid sequence VLHLKGDRKDFDFVKTSLSAKGFNVVYDINGREATEVSPILEALPNLEQFIYCSSAGVYLKSDLLPHFETDVVDPKSRHKGKLETQSQLETSGVNWTSIRPVYIYDPLNYNPVEEWFFHRLKAGRPIPIPNAGNQITQLGHVKDLATAFIKVLGNPKASKQVYNISGSKYVTFDGIARACAKAGGFPEPEIIHYNPKDFDFGKKKAFPFRDQHFFASVEKASKDLGVTPEYDLLDGLTDSYNLDFDRGTFRKEADFTTDDMILGKKLVSV; translated from the exons GTGCTGCATTTGAAAGGTGATAGGAAAGACTTTGATTTCGTCAAGACAAGCCTTTCTGCTAAGGGCTTTAATGTCGTCTATGATATTAATG GACGCGAGGCCACTGAAGTATCCCCCATACTAGAAGCGTTGCCAAACCTGGAACA GTTTATCTATTGCTCATCGGCAGGAGTCTACCTTAAGTCAGACCTGCTCCCACACTTTGAG ACCGACGTTGTGGACCCAAAAAGCCGGCATAAGGGAAAGCTGGAGACACAGAGCCAGCTGGAGACGAGCGGCGTGAACTGGACGTCCATCAGACCGGTCTACATCTACGACCCTCTCAACTACAACCCCGTGGAGGAGTGGTTCTTCCACCGGCTCAAGGCTGGTCGTCCGATCCCCATCCCTAACGCTGGGAACCAGATCACCCAGCTCGGCCATGTCAAG GATTTGGCGACGGCCTTCATCAAGGTCCTCGGCAACCCCAAGGCGAGCAAGCAGGTGTACAACATCTCCGGCAGCAAGTATGTCACCTTCGACGGGATAGCACGGGCATGCGCAAAG GCTGGAGGGTTCCCTGAGCCGGAGATCATCCACTACAACCCCAAGGACTTCGATTTCGGCAAGAAGAAGGCCTTCCCCTTCAGAGACCAG CATTTCTTCGCGTCGGTGGAGAAGGCCAGCAAGGACCTCGGGGTTACGCCAGAGTACGACCTCCTCGACGGCTTGACGGACTCGTACAACCTTGACTTCGACCGC